Proteins from a single region of bacterium:
- a CDS encoding selenium metabolism-associated LysR family transcriptional regulator produces MAFDLRQIKAFEAVAKHGGFSKASREVGLTQPTLSTHIRNLEETLGVRLFDRTGRSVSLTPAGKLLSGYAGRIVDLMEKTVQAIEGFTGQIRGNLHIDSSTVPGEYLLPRWLAGFHRRYPEVQVTLTISDSTQVLDRVARGEVPVGVTGSPADHSSLDSRLLCDDDIILAVSPELAESAGIGSRVDIGELAGVPLIRRETGSGTQRAVENALSLSGIRVDGLNWAANLGSTRAVVEGAIAGLGGAFLSALTVDREIAEGNLRAVEVNSLVVNRGFYLVTNSRRTLSPIAARFMEELIRTGADLVACQRKLLKWRPPGI; encoded by the coding sequence ATGGCTTTCGACCTTCGCCAGATCAAAGCGTTCGAGGCCGTTGCAAAGCACGGGGGCTTCTCCAAAGCCTCAAGGGAGGTGGGCCTGACCCAACCGACACTCAGCACCCACATAAGAAACCTGGAGGAGACCCTTGGGGTCCGTCTTTTCGACCGCACCGGCAGATCGGTCAGTTTGACCCCGGCAGGCAAGCTGCTCTCGGGATATGCTGGAAGGATCGTCGACCTCATGGAAAAAACCGTTCAGGCCATCGAGGGTTTCACCGGACAGATCAGGGGAAACCTTCACATAGACAGCAGCACTGTGCCTGGCGAATACCTTCTTCCCCGCTGGCTGGCAGGGTTTCACCGCCGCTATCCGGAAGTCCAGGTGACCCTGACGATCAGTGATTCCACCCAGGTTCTTGATCGGGTCGCAAGGGGGGAGGTCCCTGTCGGTGTCACCGGCAGTCCGGCGGATCATTCTTCCCTGGATTCCCGCCTCCTGTGCGATGACGATATCATCCTGGCGGTCTCACCGGAGCTTGCCGAAAGTGCGGGAATTGGATCGCGGGTGGACATCGGGGAACTTGCCGGCGTCCCCCTGATCCGCAGGGAAACCGGGTCGGGAACCCAGAGGGCCGTTGAAAACGCCCTGAGCCTGAGCGGCATCAGGGTGGATGGCCTGAACTGGGCCGCCAACCTGGGCAGCACCAGGGCTGTCGTGGAAGGGGCCATTGCAGGGCTGGGCGGAGCGTTCCTCTCGGCTTTAACCGTTGACCGGGAGATCGCCGAGGGCAACCTGCGCGCCGTTGAGGTTAACAGCCTGGTCGTAAACCGTGGCTTTTACCTTGTTACCAACAGCCGCCGGACCCTTTCTCCCATTGCTGCCCGGTTCATGGAGGAGCTGATCAGGACCGGAGCGGATCTGGTTGCGTGTCAACGAAAGCTCTTGAAGTGGCGCCCACCGGGTATATAA